In Mycolicibacter virginiensis, the DNA window ATTCTGTCGGGCCCGCGCGATTGCCTCGCCATAGGCATTGGCCGAGTATTCCCACGTGGCGCTGGTGCGGTGATAGTCGAATGCCGGCTCGCAGCTCATGGTCAGCTCGACGGTGCCACTGACGCAACGCACCGTGCGCAGCAGGATGTGCTCGGCGTCCCAATCGGTGGGGGTCCGCCGGTGCGTCTGCGACCGCGCGTCGATGTCGTGCCACTTACCCATCACCAGCGCGTCCCGCACGATCAGCCAGCCGGTGTGGGTCTGCCAGGTGGTTTCCATGATCGGGCTGCCGGGCAGGTAGCGCCGGGCCGCGGGCACCGACACCCCGTAGGGCCCGAGCCGAAAATGTCCGGCGCTGCGGTCCAACAGGGCACCGAAAACGCTGGGGGAGTCCGGGCGCGGCAGGCACATCCACTCCACCGAGCCTGCCGCCGAGATCAGGCAGGTGTTCTCGCAATCCGAGAGAAACGCGTAGTCGGCGATCGGGGGAAACGGATTGCGGACCTGGCTTTGTGTCGCCGCATACGGCACCGGGGCAGTCGCCGATAGGGGCGGTGGCGTCGGGGCAGCGGTGTTGGTGCCTCCGGCCGGAGTGGTGACGTCAGGGGCGGTCTTGGCGGGTGCATCGCCCGGCGGGGTGTGCAGGTCCATTCCGTCATCATCTCTGGCGACATGGCGCGCGTCCACCCGGATCGGTCGATATTGGCTTCGGCCGGCGGCCCGCCAGGGGTAACGGCAACGACCCGCTTCGCCCGGCTTCGCCGCGCTTGCGATCGCGGCTGTGCCGATGGCGGCGATCCGCTTCGCCCGGCTTCGCCGCGCTTGCGATCGCGGCGATCCGCTTCGCCCGGCTTCGCCGCGCTTGCGATCGCGGCTAAGGTTATCCGGGTGGTGGGCTTTCTGAGCTGGTGGGACGGTGTCGAGCTGTGGCTGTCCGGCCTCGGCTTCGTGGTACAGACCGCGGTGGTGATGCCGGTGGTGTTGTTGCTGGCCTACGGCTTGGCCTCGGTGTTGGACGCGGTACTGGGGGAGGGAATACGGGTGCAGGAGCGTGTCCGGCACGGTCGTGACGGTGGGGCCCGCTGATGCCTCGTTCGCAGGTGACGCTGGTGCTGGTCAGCCTAATTGTGCTGGTGATCGTCACCTGGCTGCTGACGCGCTGACCAGCTAGACCCGCCGAACCGGGCCGGGGTTGCGCGCGCCGGCCTCTGTTATGCTTCCCCGCATGTTCGCAGCGACCGGTGACCGGCAGCGCCAGTTTTTGGCGTTCCCGAAGCTCGCCGTGATCACTTCCGCTGTGGCCGACCTGCACTGTTGTCGCTGATACCGCACCCGTCGGCGTACCGGTGTCGTCTTTTTTGACGCACGTTCTTTGAATCGAACGCCTTTCGCGATCCGACGGACAAGCATTCTTGCCGACGTCTAAACGGATTCGCCCGGAAAGGTCATCAATGCCCAATACCATCGCGCGCAGCATCGCGCTGGCACTGGCCGCCGCCATGGCAGTCACCACACTCGCCGGGTGTGGCGGCGGACCCAGCGATGTCGTCGGAGGTGGTGAGCGCTCTGAGGCGCACACCACCCTGACGCTGGTGGCCTACGCGGTTCCCGAACCGGGTTGGAGCAAGGTGATCCCGGCCTTCTACAACACTGAGGCGGGCGCCGACGTTCAGGTCGTCACCTCCTACGGCGCATCGGGCGATCAGTCCCGCGGAGTCGCCAGCGGCAAACCCGCTGACATCGTGAACTTCTCGGTGGAACCCGACGTCACCCGATTGGTGAAGGCCGGCAAGGTCGCCGAGGACTGGAACGCCGATGTCACCAGGGGTATCCCGTTCGGTTCGGTGGTGACCTTGGTAGTCCGGCAGGGCAACCCCAAGCACATCAACGGCTGGGACGACCTGTTGCGGCCCGGGGTCGAGGTGATCAGCCCCAGCCCGCTGAGCTCTGGATCGGCCAAATGGAATCTGCTGGCTCCGTATGCCGTCAAGAGCGAGGGCGGCAAGAACCCGCAGGCCGGACTGGACTTTATCGAGCAGCTGGTCAGTGACCATTTCAAGCTGCGCCCGGGCTCCGGTCGTGAGGCCACCGACGTGTTCCTGCAGGGCAGCGGCGACGTGCTGATCAGCTACGAGAACGAGGCGATCGCGGTCGAGCGCAAGGGCAAGCCGGTGGAGCACGTCAACCCGTCGCAGACCTTCAAGATCGAGAACCCGTTGGCCGTGGTGACCTCCAGTCGCCACCTGGACACCGTCACCGCTTTCAAGAATTTCCAGTACACGGCAGCGGCGCAACGCCTCTGGGCCGAAGCCGGGTTCCGTCCGGCCGACCCGAGCATCGCCGACGAATTCCGCCACGCGTTCCCGGACCCGGACAAACTGTGGACCATCGCCGACCTCGGCGGGTGGGAGGTTGTCGACAACTCCCTCTTCGACAAGTCGAGCGGCGCCATCACCAAGATCTACACCCGGGTTACCGGATGAGCGCGGCACTGGTCAGCGCGGAGACTCGCGCCGGCGAGGGCGGGGACCACTCGAGGTTCCGACGTGAAGGGGTGTCGCTGCGCGTCGGTGCCGCCACGGTGTGGCTGTCGCTGATCGTGTTGGCGCCGCTGGCCGCGATCGCATGGCAGGCCGGTGGCGGCGGATGGCGGGCGTTCCAACTGGCGGTCACCTCGCACGCCGCACTGCAGTCGTTCCGGGTGACGCTGACGATCGCAGCCGGGGTCACCGTACTCAACCTGGTGTTTGGTCTGTTGATCGCGTGGGTTCTGGTGCGCGACGACTTCTTTGGCAAGCGCTTCATCGATGTGATCATCGATCTGCCGTTCGCGTTGCCCACCATCGTCGCGAGCCTGGTGATGCTGGCGCTCTACGGTCCTGCCAGCCCGGTGCACGTGCACCTGCAGCACACCGCCTGGGGCGTCGGCCTGGCGCTGGCGTTCGTCACGCTGCCCTTCGTGGTGCGATCCGTGCAACCGGTGCTGCTGGAGATCGACCGGGAGGTCGAGGAAGCGGCCGCGTCGCTGGGTGCCTCCGGGCTGACTATCTTCCGCGCCGTGGTGCTGCCCGCGCTGACCCCGGCACTGTTGACGGGGGCGGGACTGGCGTTCTCGCGGGCGATCGGCGAGTTCGGCTCGGTGGTGTTGATCGGTGGCGCAGTGCCCGGTAAGACCGAGGTTTCCTCGCAGTGGATCCGCACGCTGATCGAGAACGACGACCGGACCGGTGCGGCGGCGATCTCGTTGGTGTTGCTCGGGGTGTCGTTCCTGGTGCTGCTCGCATTGCGGGTGCTGGGATCGCGCGTGAGCAAGCGGCAGGAGAGGTCCTGACATGACGTCGACACGGAAATTCCGCTATCTGTTCCGGTTCCTGGCGGTGGCCTA includes these proteins:
- a CDS encoding extracellular solute-binding protein, whose translation is MAVTTLAGCGGGPSDVVGGGERSEAHTTLTLVAYAVPEPGWSKVIPAFYNTEAGADVQVVTSYGASGDQSRGVASGKPADIVNFSVEPDVTRLVKAGKVAEDWNADVTRGIPFGSVVTLVVRQGNPKHINGWDDLLRPGVEVISPSPLSSGSAKWNLLAPYAVKSEGGKNPQAGLDFIEQLVSDHFKLRPGSGREATDVFLQGSGDVLISYENEAIAVERKGKPVEHVNPSQTFKIENPLAVVTSSRHLDTVTAFKNFQYTAAAQRLWAEAGFRPADPSIADEFRHAFPDPDKLWTIADLGGWEVVDNSLFDKSSGAITKIYTRVTG
- the cysT gene encoding sulfate ABC transporter permease subunit CysT, whose product is MSAALVSAETRAGEGGDHSRFRREGVSLRVGAATVWLSLIVLAPLAAIAWQAGGGGWRAFQLAVTSHAALQSFRVTLTIAAGVTVLNLVFGLLIAWVLVRDDFFGKRFIDVIIDLPFALPTIVASLVMLALYGPASPVHVHLQHTAWGVGLALAFVTLPFVVRSVQPVLLEIDREVEEAAASLGASGLTIFRAVVLPALTPALLTGAGLAFSRAIGEFGSVVLIGGAVPGKTEVSSQWIRTLIENDDRTGAAAISLVLLGVSFLVLLALRVLGSRVSKRQERS